The segment GGTACGTTCTTGAACTCCTCCATGTTGATGGGCAGAAACTTTTGGGCACCGTAAGACTTAAACTGAATTTTGATCAGGCGGGTATGGCCGGTGAACTTCAGCCAGATGGGTTGCGTGAGTTGCCCCACCAGGAAAGCCTGCCGGGTGCGCTGCATGGCGTCTGCAGAACCGTTCAGGCTGTATTCATGGGGCTCGCCGTATAAAAACAGCATGGACACCTTGCCATACGGAATCAACCGCCACACGGTAGAAACGGACTCGGTGTTCCTCCAGTCAATATCTACCAGCATGTAATTGTCAATGTACTTGCTCAGGGCAGGGCTTGGTTTGTAGAGTTCTGCTTTCATAGGATTACCGGCAATTCTATCTTAATGACAAGTAAAAGTACACGTGCTGTAAGCTACAGACTTGTACAAAAGCGACATCCCCCTACGCTACCACCATCTAAAACTTCTTTTAAAGCAGCTTTGACACGCTCCTCTACATAATAACCATTTGACAATCTAGTACATTAAGATAGAAAACTACCTGCGCAGATGCAAGCCAAGCTATTGGTCAATGCCCAAGCAGGACTTCCGTTTAGAAGATGTTTTTCGGAAAAAAGCCTCAGAATAGAGCATCTACTATCTGCAAAGGTGAAAGAATTGGACCTGAACTTAGTAAGGTGAGCTTTTCTACAACCCTTGACAAAAACTAGAGTAACTAAGTAGCAGTTAATCATAGCACAACTACTTGAACTCAGGCTTAATGGGCAAGAAAATAGCCATCACTACGCTGGGCACTCTGGGCGACATAAACCCGATGGTAGCACTGGCCCTGGAGTTAAAAAAACGGGGGTACCAAATCAGCTTCTCTACTTCTAAGTACTTTCAGCCTTACATAGAAAAACATGGGCTCTGCTTTCATGAGGTGCTGCCCAATCTTGACCCCAACAATAAGGAGATGATTCAAACCGTGCTGGACCCCAAGAACGGGCCGGAGCGGTTCCATCGGGAAATAATCTTTCCGCATGTGGCAGAAAGCTATGCTTCCTTTCTAGAAACGGCCAAAGAAGCGGATCTGATCATCAGTGGTATTCTCTCTTACTTTGCGCCTCTTTGCGCCAAAAAGCTGAAGAAACCGTGGGCATCAGTGATGCTCTCGCCTATGACGTTCTGGTCCATCTTTGATCCGCCGGTAATCCCCACCATGGAGTTCATGAAGCACGCGTATCGTTTCGGGCCAGAGTTTAACAAATTCATTTTTCGGGAGATTTTCAGGGTTTCCAATGAATGGACCAAACCGGTGCAGGAGCTTAGGGCGAAGGAAGGGATTATAGATGATTCTAACCCTCTCACCAATGGCGCAGCCTCAGAATACCTGAACTTGGGCATGTACTCCCGGCTGTTAGGTGACGTTCAGCCCGACTTTCCGGCTAACTCTGTGCTGACCGGCTTTGTGCTGTTTGACCAGAACCTGTCACACCAGACGCTTTCTACTGAGTTGCAGGGTTTTCTGGCCAGTGGTCCGCCTCCGGTGGTGTTTACGTTGGGTTCTAACAGCGTCATGAAACACAGCCAGCTTTTTGACCTCTTTCATGAAGTTGCCCAAAAAATGAACCACCGCTCCGTCATTCTTACGGGCGAAGCCAACTTCACCCAATACAAAGGCAGAAGTACTGAAAAGATCTTTTTCGATGATTATGCGCCTTACTCCCAGTTGTTCCCGCATGCCTCTTGTATTGTGCACCAGGGTGGCATTGGCACCACGGGTCAGGCCATGTACGGCGGCAAACCCATGATCATCCTCCCTGAGTGCAACGACCAGCACGACAACTTGGAACGCGCGCAGAGATTAGGCATAGCCAAAGGCATTCCCATGAAAGAAGTAAGTGCCCGAAAACTGCGGAATGCTATTATGGCAATGCTTGCCAGTCCTGAATACACCTCCAAAGCAGCTCAGGTGGTTCAGGAACTGAAAAAGGAAAACGGCCTCAAAACGGCGGCTGATGAAATAGAGAAGTTATTAGCAAAGCCTGACCTTTCTTCCTGCACTACAACCTCAAATCACCCTTACAACCAGCAAATCTTAAATCAGAAAGTAGATGGTGGTAGGTTAAGGATTTAAAGTGCACTAAGAAACCTTTATTATTTAAGTAAATACCACCTAGACACTTTTTAAGATCTATCACTGCTCCCTTCGTCTTAAATTGGTGGAGTCTGGAAACAGGTTGGTAATACAAAAAATAGAAAGCCTCTGGTGTTAGGTACACACAGAGGCTTTCTATTATGGAAGAGGTACTCGCTTAAAAGATGTACCTGATATCACACCAAGGAATAATTTCTTGCTGCAGCTTCTTGAACTCATTAATCCACCCGGCTTTCAATTGATACTGGTACCGGACGTTGATGCCCCCAAACTGGCTGCGTTTGGTTTCCTGGATAGCTGGTGCCCAGATCATGTCTTCGGCTTTAGGGTTGATGGAGAGGTTAATCTCGTGCTGCCACTCGTTATGCGTCAGGAAAATGACTTCACAGTTCATGGTCTCCTTCAGGTTAGGATGCACCACTTCATTTAACTGCTCAAACAACTCGCGATAATCTTCCAGCCAGCCTTCATACACAATCACCGGGGAGAAGTTCACGTGCACATCATACCCGGCTTGGTAGAAGTCGTTGATGGCGGCTAACCGTTTGGCCAGGCTATCGGTGCGCACGTCTACCAGTTTGCTTACTTTCTGGGGAAGAAGACTAAACCTGATGCGGGTCTTGCCCTGCGGGTCATAGGTCAGCATCTCAGGGTTCACAAACTTGGTGGCGAAGGTGGCAAACGCCTTCGGGTGCTCCCGGAAGAAATGCACCGCCGACTGCACTCCATCTGAAATAGAGGCATCTACCGATACATCTGAGTTACACCCAATGTCATAGGTGTAAAACTGCGCATGCGTCTGGTTAGGAATCTTGGGCCAGGGTTGCTTCTGCACGTGCTTGTTCACCGCTCCCAATATCTCCTCTGTGTTGGTGAAGAGCGTGATGGGGTTCACCTTCTTGTTACGGTCTACATAGCAGTAAGCACAAGCACCCAAACAGCCATTGGCCAGGCTGGGCGCAATAAAGTCGGAACTGCGGCCGCTTTCCCGGCACACCAAGGTTTTCAACCACCCCAGCACCAATACATCTGACTTCACCTGGTAATGATTTCCCTCTAATTCTGGTAGTCGGTTATGTTGCACAATGGGCTGGTGCACCGCATCAGGATAGGTAAGCAAGGCTTTCTGACCCCGCTCATTCAGAGCATCGGGGGTATAAAGAATGGTAGATGGATTGAATTTCTGCATACACCTTTTTAACAGCTGCAGAGGGGGTATGGTTCAGTTAAACTTATTCACAAAACCCTGGTTATCAATCGATTGAAATTCATTTTAAATTCTTTATAATGAATCAAACACTAAGGTAAGGTGTTAGTTAAATAGCACAGGAAAGCTCCCTTTTCTGGCTCATTTATAGGAAAATGGATAAAACCACCAGAGATATAGAAATGGAAGCAATTCAAGAGATAGTTGAGAATAAACCAGCAAAGCGTACCTCTAAAATCTGGATGCCCAAGCAAGTGCTTTTCACTCCTGCCGCCCTGGAAGAGCCATGGGGACAGCAGATTTA is part of the Rufibacter tibetensis genome and harbors:
- a CDS encoding spore photoproduct lyase family protein, with translation MQKFNPSTILYTPDALNERGQKALLTYPDAVHQPIVQHNRLPELEGNHYQVKSDVLVLGWLKTLVCRESGRSSDFIAPSLANGCLGACAYCYVDRNKKVNPITLFTNTEEILGAVNKHVQKQPWPKIPNQTHAQFYTYDIGCNSDVSVDASISDGVQSAVHFFREHPKAFATFATKFVNPEMLTYDPQGKTRIRFSLLPQKVSKLVDVRTDSLAKRLAAINDFYQAGYDVHVNFSPVIVYEGWLEDYRELFEQLNEVVHPNLKETMNCEVIFLTHNEWQHEINLSINPKAEDMIWAPAIQETKRSQFGGINVRYQYQLKAGWINEFKKLQQEIIPWCDIRYIF
- a CDS encoding glycosyltransferase, whose translation is MNSGLMGKKIAITTLGTLGDINPMVALALELKKRGYQISFSTSKYFQPYIEKHGLCFHEVLPNLDPNNKEMIQTVLDPKNGPERFHREIIFPHVAESYASFLETAKEADLIISGILSYFAPLCAKKLKKPWASVMLSPMTFWSIFDPPVIPTMEFMKHAYRFGPEFNKFIFREIFRVSNEWTKPVQELRAKEGIIDDSNPLTNGAASEYLNLGMYSRLLGDVQPDFPANSVLTGFVLFDQNLSHQTLSTELQGFLASGPPPVVFTLGSNSVMKHSQLFDLFHEVAQKMNHRSVILTGEANFTQYKGRSTEKIFFDDYAPYSQLFPHASCIVHQGGIGTTGQAMYGGKPMIILPECNDQHDNLERAQRLGIAKGIPMKEVSARKLRNAIMAMLASPEYTSKAAQVVQELKKENGLKTAADEIEKLLAKPDLSSCTTTSNHPYNQQILNQKVDGGRLRI